Part of the Lachnospiraceae bacterium JLR.KK002 genome is shown below.
GCTTCAAACGATATTTTTTCGATGCGTCCGTATCCTTCACTGTCAAGGCTTAGATCAAACTTTGCACCAAATTCAACTGGGGCTTTTACTTTCCCCCTGACAATAGGACGAAGCCATGGCTGCGAGATGCTTACGATACGATGTTCCACTGAGTGTACTTTGTTATCGTACATGTACTTCTGCTGCTCGTACAGCGTGATGATAGTCAGATACAAACTAATTTCTTTATCTGTCATCGCATATCCGTCGCTCATGAACTTTTCCAGATATCCGATGTCTCTTGCAACGTAACCAAGCTGTTTGCGCAGTGCCTTCCTGATTTTCTTTGCACTATGTTTTTTACTTTTGGCAAATGAAAGATAATCTTTTCTGGCACGTCTTCTATAGCGTCTTGGCAGTGGAAGACCATAGGATTTGCAAAAACGGTAAATGATGGTTTCCAGTTTCTCCCTTGCTTCGTTCAGGAGTGAAATATCCTGGGGATAACGGATGTCTGCCGGTGCACAGGTTGCGTCCAGTGTCAGTGTTCCTTTGTTTGTGTCTTCTTTCAAAGCGTCATTATCGCCGGAGTTTCCGGAAGATGGTGGTGTATTGTTGTCATCATCTTTGTGAGCAAGAAGATACTCATTTACTTCCATCAGCATTTCAGCAGAAATGCGTTTGCGAAAAAGAACCAGTGTGCTTGCATCAAACGGAGCTTCTTCCTGATAGCCGGGAAGTCCGATAAAGTACTGCAGATATGGATTCTCTGTGATCTGTTCCACGAGTTCACGATCAGAATACTGGAACTTGGTCTGGATGATCAGGGCTCCTAACGCCATCCGAAATGGCTTGGCAACATTACCCGTACCACTCGGGAACAGTCTGGCATATTTTACTTCAAATTCATCCCATGGGATTCGGTCAGCCAGTTTGATCCAGCGGTTATCCGAGTTCATGTGGAGTCCCATAGGCTGGTTGAAATCGAGAAACGAGTGGTGTAACTTGTTAATAGGTTTGTACATTGATTTAGCCCCTTTATACATAAAATATGCAGAATAACTGCAAGAAAAACGGTTTGATTTTATCAAAATCCTTGCAGGTATTATACCATAAAATGCGGTAAAAGTCGGTAAAATCAAGTGTTTTAAACCTAATCAGCAGACAC
Proteins encoded:
- a CDS encoding IS5 family transposase gives rise to the protein MYKPINKLHHSFLDFNQPMGLHMNSDNRWIKLADRIPWDEFEVKYARLFPSGTGNVAKPFRMALGALIIQTKFQYSDRELVEQITENPYLQYFIGLPGYQEEAPFDASTLVLFRKRISAEMLMEVNEYLLAHKDDDNNTPPSSGNSGDNDALKEDTNKGTLTLDATCAPADIRYPQDISLLNEAREKLETIIYRFCKSYGLPLPRRYRRRARKDYLSFAKSKKHSAKKIRKALRKQLGYVARDIGYLEKFMSDGYAMTDKEISLYLTIITLYEQQKYMYDNKVHSVEHRIVSISQPWLRPIVRGKVKAPVEFGAKFDLSLDSEGYGRIEKISFEAYNESTCLIEAVERFKERTGYYPKRVLADQIYRTRENRSYCKEHGIRLSGPKLGRPSAAVKVDKKQEYQDNTDRIEVERTFSLSKRCYGMDCITTKLEETQLTSVALSVFVMNLFKIQRRILYALLYLIRFWCNWSRCKSWKLQIFA